The following are from one region of the Capsicum annuum cultivar UCD-10X-F1 chromosome 1, UCD10Xv1.1, whole genome shotgun sequence genome:
- the LOC107862867 gene encoding protein root UVB sensitive 1, chloroplastic isoform X1 encodes MSCASYTLFLPHFPSPPFPLLPPPSSAAICLPPPFTPLKLHNSLLRPSASLANNNIVNGAGGNNGGSNGNGGSNGGSNGGDWWSNFFNFDKRKYLHLLPYFSDDIDSILSCKPFLLFLTSFSSSITCCLLLASFVQAKVSNNEETVYEIRGGKRYELVPDYTKDEFVVSNTMWSSLLLHDSESSGFVNNLWMRCKELTKSLLLPEGFPESVTSDYLEYALWRGVQGVAAQISGVLATQAMLYAVGLGKGAIPTAAAVNWVLKDGIGYLSKILLSNYGRHFDVNPKSWRLFADLLENAAFGLEILTPAFPHLFVPIGAVAGAGRSAASLIQAATRSCFYAGFAAQRNFAEVIAKGEAQGMVSKAIGIMLGIALANCTRSSTSLALASFGVVTWIHMFCNLKSYQSIQLRTLNPYRASLVFSEYLLSGLVPSVKEVNDEEPLFPVAILNRKAAYETQTEMLSVHAKQAAEGIVRRLQLGSKLSDVVTSREDVLALFELYKNEGYILTEHEGRFCIVLKESSSPQDMLKSLFHVNYLYWLETNAGIKLSSVANDCRPGGRLQISLEYVEREFNHVKSDGEVAGWVTDSLIARPLPNRIRLNDAAASSVAEG; translated from the exons ATGAGCTGCGCCAgctacactctctttcttccccaTTTCCCTTCACCGCCGTTCCCCCTCCTCCCTCCGCCGTCCTCCGCCGCCATCTGCCTTCCTCCTCCCTTCACTCCTCTCAAACTCCACAACTCTCTTCTCCGTCCTTCCGCCAGCCTCGCCAACAACAACATCGTAAACGGCGCGGGCGGAAACAACGGCGGAAGTAACGGCAACGGCGGGAGTAACGGAGGTAGTAATGGCGGTGATTGGTGgagcaatttcttcaatttcGATAAGCGTAaatatcttcatcttcttccctATTTTAGCGACGATATCGATTCTATATTATCATGTAAACCATTTTTATTGTTCCTTACATCATTTTCGTCTTCGATTACTTGTTGTTTACTATTAGCGTCATTTGTACAAGCGAAAGTTAGTAATAATGAAGAAACTGTGTATGAAATTAGAGGAGGAAAGAGGTATGAACTTGTACCGGATTATACAAAGGATGAATTTGTTGTTTCAAATACTATGTGGTCGTCGTTGTTGTTGCACGACTCGGAATCGAGTGGATTTGTTAACAATTTGTGGATGCGATGTAAGGAGTTAACGAAGAGTTTGTTGCTTCCCGAGGGGTTTCCGGAGAGTGTTACGAGTGATTACTTGGAGTATGCACTTTGGAGAGGGGTTCAAGGTGTTGCTGCACAAATTAGTGGTGTTCTTGCCACTCAG GCCATGCTTTATGCTGTCGGATTAGGGAAAGGGGCTATTCCTACTGCTGCTGCTGTCAATTGGGTGCTTAAGGATGGCATTGGATATCTTAGCAAGATTCTTTTGTCGAACTATGGTAGGCATTTTGATGTCAATCCTAAGAGCTGGAGGCTGTTTGCTGACCTTTTGGAGAATGCTGCTTTTGGGCTAGAGATTTTGACTCCTGCCTTCCCACATCTGTTTGTTCCTATCGGAGCTGTTGCTGGAGCAGGGAGATCAGCTGCTTCCTTAATCCAG GCTGCTACAAGGAGCTGTTTCTATGCGGGTTTTGCTGCTCAGAGGAATTTCGCTGAG GTGATTGCGAAGGGTGAAGCTCAAGGAATGGTGAGCAAAGCTATTGGAATCATGCTTGGCATTGCCCTGGCTAACTGCACCCGTTCTTCTACATCTCTTGCTCTTGCTTCCTTTGGAGTAGTAACTTGGATCCACATGTTCTGTAATCTGAAGTCATATCAGTCCATTCAACTAAGGACTTTAAATCCTTATCGTGCAA GTCTGGTCTTCAGTGAATATCTGCTCAGTGGTCTAGTTCCTTCTGTTAAAGAGGTCAATGATGAGGAGCCGCTATTTCCAGTTGCTATTTTAAATCGAAAGGCAGCATATGAA ACACAAACGGAAATGCTTTCTGTCCATGCTAAGCAAGCAGCTGAAGGAATTGTGCGACGGTTGCAGCTGGGTTCTAAACTTTCTGATGTTGTTACAAGTCGAGAAGATGTGCTTGCTCTGTTTGAACTGTACAAGAATGAAGGTTACATTTTGACTGAGCACGAAGGAAGATTTTGT ATTGTACTGAAAGAAAGTTCATCACCACAAGATATGTTGAAGTCATTGTTTCATGTCAATTACCTATACTGGTTGGAGACAAATGCAGGAATCAAGTTGAGCAGTGTAGCTAATGACTGCAGGCCTGGGGGAAGGCTGCAGATATCTTTGGAGTATGTTGAGAGAGAATTTAATCATGTTAAAAGTGATGGCGAGGTAGCAGGTTGGGTAACTGACAGTCTCATCGCGAGGCCTTTGCCAAATCGAATTCGCTTGAATGATGCCGCTGCATCTTCTGTTGCGGAAGGGTGA
- the LOC107862867 gene encoding protein root UVB sensitive 1, chloroplastic isoform X2: MSCASYTLFLPHFPSPPFPLLPPPSSAAICLPPPFTPLKLHNSLLRPSASLANNNIVNGAGGNNGGSNGNGGSNGGSNGGDWWSNFFNFDKRKYLHLLPYFSDDIDSILSCKPFLLFLTSFSSSITCCLLLASFVQAKVSNNEETVYEIRGGKRYELVPDYTKDEFVVSNTMWSSLLLHDSESSGFVNNLWMRCKELTKSLLLPEGFPESVTSDYLEYALWRGVQGVAAQISGVLATQAMLYAVGLGKGAIPTAAAVNWVLKDGIGYLSKILLSNYGRHFDVNPKSWRLFADLLENAAFGLEILTPAFPHLFVPIGAVAGAGRSAASLIQAATRSCFYAGFAAQRNFAEVIAKGEAQGMVSKAIGIMLGIALANCTRSSTSLALASFGVVTWIHMFCNLKSYQSIQLRTLNPYRASLVFSEYLLSGLVPSVKEVNDEEPLFPVAILNRKAAYETQTEMLSVHAKQAAEGIVRRLQLGSKLSDVVTSREDVLALFELYKNEGYILTEHEGRFCVEVIENN; the protein is encoded by the exons ATGAGCTGCGCCAgctacactctctttcttccccaTTTCCCTTCACCGCCGTTCCCCCTCCTCCCTCCGCCGTCCTCCGCCGCCATCTGCCTTCCTCCTCCCTTCACTCCTCTCAAACTCCACAACTCTCTTCTCCGTCCTTCCGCCAGCCTCGCCAACAACAACATCGTAAACGGCGCGGGCGGAAACAACGGCGGAAGTAACGGCAACGGCGGGAGTAACGGAGGTAGTAATGGCGGTGATTGGTGgagcaatttcttcaatttcGATAAGCGTAaatatcttcatcttcttccctATTTTAGCGACGATATCGATTCTATATTATCATGTAAACCATTTTTATTGTTCCTTACATCATTTTCGTCTTCGATTACTTGTTGTTTACTATTAGCGTCATTTGTACAAGCGAAAGTTAGTAATAATGAAGAAACTGTGTATGAAATTAGAGGAGGAAAGAGGTATGAACTTGTACCGGATTATACAAAGGATGAATTTGTTGTTTCAAATACTATGTGGTCGTCGTTGTTGTTGCACGACTCGGAATCGAGTGGATTTGTTAACAATTTGTGGATGCGATGTAAGGAGTTAACGAAGAGTTTGTTGCTTCCCGAGGGGTTTCCGGAGAGTGTTACGAGTGATTACTTGGAGTATGCACTTTGGAGAGGGGTTCAAGGTGTTGCTGCACAAATTAGTGGTGTTCTTGCCACTCAG GCCATGCTTTATGCTGTCGGATTAGGGAAAGGGGCTATTCCTACTGCTGCTGCTGTCAATTGGGTGCTTAAGGATGGCATTGGATATCTTAGCAAGATTCTTTTGTCGAACTATGGTAGGCATTTTGATGTCAATCCTAAGAGCTGGAGGCTGTTTGCTGACCTTTTGGAGAATGCTGCTTTTGGGCTAGAGATTTTGACTCCTGCCTTCCCACATCTGTTTGTTCCTATCGGAGCTGTTGCTGGAGCAGGGAGATCAGCTGCTTCCTTAATCCAG GCTGCTACAAGGAGCTGTTTCTATGCGGGTTTTGCTGCTCAGAGGAATTTCGCTGAG GTGATTGCGAAGGGTGAAGCTCAAGGAATGGTGAGCAAAGCTATTGGAATCATGCTTGGCATTGCCCTGGCTAACTGCACCCGTTCTTCTACATCTCTTGCTCTTGCTTCCTTTGGAGTAGTAACTTGGATCCACATGTTCTGTAATCTGAAGTCATATCAGTCCATTCAACTAAGGACTTTAAATCCTTATCGTGCAA GTCTGGTCTTCAGTGAATATCTGCTCAGTGGTCTAGTTCCTTCTGTTAAAGAGGTCAATGATGAGGAGCCGCTATTTCCAGTTGCTATTTTAAATCGAAAGGCAGCATATGAA ACACAAACGGAAATGCTTTCTGTCCATGCTAAGCAAGCAGCTGAAGGAATTGTGCGACGGTTGCAGCTGGGTTCTAAACTTTCTGATGTTGTTACAAGTCGAGAAGATGTGCTTGCTCTGTTTGAACTGTACAAGAATGAAGGTTACATTTTGACTGAGCACGAAGGAAGATTTTGT GTGGAAGTGATTGAAAACAACTGA